A single window of Nicotiana sylvestris chromosome 3, ASM39365v2, whole genome shotgun sequence DNA harbors:
- the LOC104240884 gene encoding trehalose-phosphate phosphatase A: protein MDLKSNTSPVVTDPAPMTQSRLGIHSALMPYSPTGATFSPTLFLTIPRKKPGILDDVRSNTWLDAMKSSSPTHSKKNKDSNAELTANESDLAYRIWMLKYPSALSSFEQITNYAKGKRIALFLDYDGTLSPIVDDPDRAFMSGAMRATVRNVAKYFPTAIISGRSRDKVYDFVGLAELYYAGSHGMDIMGPVRSVSDDYSCIKFTDKQGKEVNLFQPASEFLPMIDEVFRSLVELTKDITGAKVENNKFCVSVHYRNVDEKSWSAIGESVDELLKHYPRLRLTHGRKVLEVRPVLNWDKGKAVEFLLESLGLKNCDDVLPIYVGDDRTDEDAFKVLREGNKGYGILVSSAPKESSAFYSLRDPSEVMEFLKCLVSWKKSSGFSN, encoded by the exons ATGGACCTGAAATCAAATACTTCCCCAGTTGTTACTGATCCTGCCCCAATGACTCAGTCCAGATTGGGCATCCACTCTGCTTTGATGCCATACTCACCGACTGGGGCAACTTTCTCTCCCACACTATTCCTTACTATCCCAAGGAAGAAGCCAGGAATCCTAGATGATGTTAGATCAAACACTTGGTTGGACGCCATGAAATCGTCATCTCCTACACATAGCAAGAAAAATAAGGACTCCAATGCTGAACTAACAGCAAATGAAAGTGATCTTGCCTACCGCATTTGGATG CTCAAGTACCCCTCAGCACTTTCATCATTTGAGCAAATCACAAATTATGCAAAAGGCAAAAGAATAGCACTCTTTTTGGACTATGATGGGACTTTGTCACCAATTGTAGATGATCCAGATCGAGCCTTCATGTCTGGTGCT ATGCGCGCTACTGTGAGGAATGTGGCTAAATACTTTCCCACAGCAATTATTAGCGGGAGAAGCCGTGATAAG GTATATGACTTTGTCGGACTAGCAGAACTTTACTACGCTGGTAGTCATGGGATGGATATAATGGGCCCTGTTCGATCCGTTTCTGATGACTATAGTTGTATTAAATTTACTGACAAGCAG GGCAAGGAAGTTAATCTTTTCCAACCTGCTAGTGAGTTCTTACCAATGATTGATGAG GTTTTTAGATCTCTTGTTGAGCTCACAAAAGACATCACGGGAGCAAAGGTTGAGAACAACAAATTCTGTGTTTCTGTACACTATCGTAACGTAGATGAGAAG AGTTGGTCAGCTATTGGAGAATCTGTTGATGAACTGTTAAAACACTACCCACGTCTGCGATTGACACATGGCCGGAAG GTTTTAGAAGTCAGGCCTGTGCTTAACTGGGACAAGGGGAAAGCTGTTGAGTTCTTACTTGAATCTTTGG GGTTGAAAAATTGTGATGATGTTCTTCCCATATACGTTGGAGATGATCGTACAGATGAAGATGCATTCAAG GTCTTGAGAGAGGGAAATAAAGGTTACGGAATCTTAGTATCTTCTGCACCAAAAGAAAGCAGTGCGTTTTACTCTCTGAGGGATCCATCTGAG GTGATGGAATTCCTCAAGTGCTTGGTATCATGGAAGAAGTCAAGTGGTTTTAGCAATTAA